Proteins from one Sarcophilus harrisii chromosome 2, mSarHar1.11, whole genome shotgun sequence genomic window:
- the LOC111718887 gene encoding C-type lectin domain family 4 member K isoform X1: protein MAPQTERGFRKLRIIQTVLSLLVLALATALKVVVILYLQGKNDQLERAKVSNTALQLQNQILIQRISERDIVHGENLYYFSCGKRSWEAAEQFCVSRGSHLTSVTSVEEQNFLYKKANGTYYWIGLSNQNDSGWQWTDGTPYNEAKSKEFWAIGKPSSDNDNNCVHFWANTQKSWNNFLCIFSSQFICKWSCESSGMCRNI, encoded by the exons GCTTCAGGAAGCTAAGGATCATCCAAACTGTCCTGTCACTCTTGGTTCTTGCCTTGGCTACTGCTCTTAAAGTTGTGGTTATTCTCT ATCTTCAAGGGAAAAATGATCAACTGGAGAGGGCCAAGGTCTCCAACACAGCTCTACAACTGCAAAACC AGATCCTTATTCAGAGAATCTCAGAGCGTGACATTGTTCATGGTGAAAATCTCTACTACTTCTCCTGTGGCAAACGGTCCTGGGAGGCGGCTGAGCAGTTCTGTGTGTCAAGGGGCTCCCACCTGACCTCAGTGACCTCGGTGGAAGAGCAG aattttctgtacaaaaaggcCAATGGTACCTATTACTGGATTGGACTGAGCAACCAAAATGATTCAGGCTGGCAGTGGACTGATGGGACCCCATACAATGAAGCTAAAAGCAAAGA GTTCTGGGCCATTGGGAAACCAAGCAGTGACAATGACAACAACTGTGTCCATTTCTGGGCAAACACACAAAAATCGTGGAATAATTTCCTTTGCATATTTTCCTCCCAGTTTATCTGTAAGTGGAGCTGTGAATCATCTGGGATGTGCCGAAACATATAA
- the LOC111718887 gene encoding C-type lectin domain family 4 member K isoform X2, whose protein sequence is MAPQTERDLQGKNDQLERAKVSNTALQLQNQILIQRISERDIVHGENLYYFSCGKRSWEAAEQFCVSRGSHLTSVTSVEEQNFLYKKANGTYYWIGLSNQNDSGWQWTDGTPYNEAKSKEFWAIGKPSSDNDNNCVHFWANTQKSWNNFLCIFSSQFICKWSCESSGMCRNI, encoded by the exons ATCTTCAAGGGAAAAATGATCAACTGGAGAGGGCCAAGGTCTCCAACACAGCTCTACAACTGCAAAACC AGATCCTTATTCAGAGAATCTCAGAGCGTGACATTGTTCATGGTGAAAATCTCTACTACTTCTCCTGTGGCAAACGGTCCTGGGAGGCGGCTGAGCAGTTCTGTGTGTCAAGGGGCTCCCACCTGACCTCAGTGACCTCGGTGGAAGAGCAG aattttctgtacaaaaaggcCAATGGTACCTATTACTGGATTGGACTGAGCAACCAAAATGATTCAGGCTGGCAGTGGACTGATGGGACCCCATACAATGAAGCTAAAAGCAAAGA GTTCTGGGCCATTGGGAAACCAAGCAGTGACAATGACAACAACTGTGTCCATTTCTGGGCAAACACACAAAAATCGTGGAATAATTTCCTTTGCATATTTTCCTCCCAGTTTATCTGTAAGTGGAGCTGTGAATCATCTGGGATGTGCCGAAACATATAA